A single genomic interval of Coccidioides posadasii str. Silveira chromosome 1, complete sequence harbors:
- the DEP3 gene encoding Efflux pump dep3 (antiSMASH:Cluster_1.2~SMCOG1005:Drug resistance transporter, EmrB/QacA~EggNog:ENOG410PITX~COG:G~TransMembrane:14 (i40-59o79-97i109-128o134-155i167-192o198-217i238-264o270-289i309-330o350-367i374-392o404-426i438-461o515-533i)) produces MEERDTHVSASGSKLEMQVEPDIASTGNEKEEPRRQLHGWKWAIAYTAMLSTTFLFALDNTIVADIQPSIIDDFGEIELLPWIGVGFALGSMFILPWGKIYGVFNIKWVYLGNLILFEIGSAICGAAPNMTALIVARVITGIGGSGMYAGTMMYVSVTTSLKERAMYMSGNAVMWGVGSVLGPVVGGAFATSSATWRWSFYINLVIGAVFAPAYLWLLPKIDPQQGKSFKGKCRMIDWIMTVVFLAGCACFTMAINFGGVIYAWNSNPEIALWAVTAILLVATIFLMHFHPGVTKENRLYPAHFLKRLILVNMQLQIFLSSGIILTMTYYIPLFFQFLRGDGPLDAGIRLLPFIVSMVVLSLLNGALMPRLSYIGPWHILGSALAIIGSALMYTVNENSSNASIYGYTVLVGAGGGCYIVAGFAIVQSLVPPHDIANAIGALTIFQDLGMVMFLAVSGALFQNFALQNVGSVLPDLSPDKIKDLVAGTSSSTFKGLSEEAKSLVIPQIAVAMRSVWLLFLVGAALSFLLSLSLGKHKLTITGTGPHF; encoded by the exons ATGGAGGAAAGGGACACCCATGTCTCCGCGAGTGGAAGCAAACTTGAAATGCAGGTCGAGCCTGATATCGCATCTACTGGAAATGAAAAGGAAGAGCCGCGTCGTCAACTTCATGGATGGAAG TGGGCGATTGCGTATACTGCCATGTTGTCCACGACATTTCTCTTCGCCCTCGATAATACTATC GTGGCAGATATTCAACCATCGATTATTGATGACTTTGGCGAGATTGAATTACTTCCGTGGATCGGAGTTGGATTCGCTCTCGGTTCAATGTTTATTCTCCCCTGGGGAAAGATATATGGCGTGTTCAATATCAAATGGGTGTACTTGGGCAATTTAATTCTGTTCGAAATTGGAAGCGCAATCTGCGGTGCTGCACCCAATATGACAGCATTGATTGTCGCTCGTGTTATTACTGGTATTGGTGGCTCCGGCATGTACGCCGGCACAATGATGTATGTCTCTGTCACAACCTCCCTAAAGGAGAGAGCGATGTATATGTCGGGAAATGCTGTTATGTGGGGTGTGGGTAGTGTTTTGGGCCCGGTA GTCGGCGGCGCTTTCGCTACGAGCAGCGCGACCTGGCGATGG TCCTTTTATATTAATCTTGTCATTGGCGCCGTCTTTGCTCCGGCATATCTGTGGCTGCTTCCAAAAATTGACCCTCAACAAGGCAAATCCTTCAAGGGAAAGTGCAGAATGATCGACTGGATCATGACTGTAGTATTCCTAGCTGGGTGTGCTTGCTTCACGATGGCAATAAATTTCGGTGGTGTCATTTACGCGTGGAATTCTAACCCTGAAATTGCTCTGTGGGCCGTGACCGCTATCCTTTTGGTCGCCACGATCTTTTTGATGCATTTCCACCCAGGAGTGACTAAAGAGAACAGGCTTTATCCAGCTCATTTCCTAAAACGTCTGATCCTGGTAAACATGCAACTTCAAATATTTTTATCGTCCGGAATCATCCTG ACGATGACCTACTACATTCCCCTTTTCTTCCAATTTCTACGG GGAGATGGCCCTCTCGACGCTGGAATTCGCTTGCTTCCATTCATTGTCTCTATGGTGGTGCTATCGCTATTGAATGGAGCCCTAATGCCAAGGTTGTCCTATATAGGTCCATGGCACATTCTGGGTAGTGCTCTAGCCATTATTGGCTCTGCTCTGATGT ACACGGTAAACGAAAATTCATCCAACGCAAGTATATATGGGTACACTGTTCTGGTTGGAGCTGGTGGGGGCTGCTATATTGTTGCCGGCTTCGCTATTGTGCAATCGCTCGTTCCTCCCCATGACATTGCGAATGCAATTGGAGCCCTGACAATTT TCCAAGACCTCGGAATGGTGATGTTTCTCGCAGTTTCAGGTGCTCTGTTCCAAAATTTTGCTCTCCAGAATGTTGGAAGTGTTCTTCCTGACCTTTCACCCGACAAAATCAAAGATTTAGTAGCTGGAACAAGCAGTTCTACCTTCAAAGGTTTGAGCGAGGAGGCAAAGAGCCTAGTGATTCCGCAAATTGCTGTAGCCATGCGTTCTGTCTGGTTACTCTTCCTTGTGGGAGCAGCACTGAGTTTTTTGCTTTCACTAAGCCTTGGA AAGCATAAGCTCACCATCACCGGAACAGGACCACATTTCTGA
- a CDS encoding uncharacterized protein (antiSMASH:Cluster_1.2~EggNog:ENOG410PS1J~COG:S) — translation MEPSSDNTPIAQRPETPPRPPISPVTPVMTHTSLFPVADSEGMIPPPVVQPPEVESSIATPDLGLAPHPRDSTSSMAPSSLPQISPPRVLPPEPAPVPISESDNPDAIALRSAISVLQIQKQQTLRDIRTLEKLKQAAAENPEAFAKDVVKGDITVSGGEMDIFQPQFQDQDGDKQSTGVSVDGDQQKQSEHAKPAFSKIPKPQDIVRMPPINWAKYHIVGEPLDKLHEEQRQRPSPGEPRKDVPIHIQKAPEHVIAAPYRPFTDKLDTPMKTRSSSKRKNEQG, via the coding sequence ATGGAGCCTTCGAGCGATAACACGCCGATCGCTCAAAGACCAGAAACTCCACCTCGCCCACCCATATCTCCAGTCACGCCAGTCATGACACATACAAGTCTATTTCCCGTTGCAGACTCAGAAGGGATGATTCCACCGCCAGTAGTACAACCTCCGGAGGTTGAATCATCTATTGCTACTCCAGATCTTGGCTTGGCACCTCATCCTAGAGACAGTACCAGCTCAATGGCTCCGTCTTCTCTCCCCCAGATATCACCGCCACGCGTCTTGCCCCCTGAACCGGCACCGGTTCCGATATCTGAATCTGATAATCCTGATGCGATCGCTCTCCGCTCCGCCATATCTGTGCTCCAGATCCAAAAGCAACAGACTCTTCGTGATATCAGGACTTTGGAAAAACTGAAACAAGCTGCAGCAGAAAATCCCGAGGCATTTGCTAAAGATGTTGTCAAGGGAGATATTACAGTCTCAGGCGGCGAAATGGATATTTTTCAACCGCAGTTTCAAGATCAAGATGGCGATAAGCAGAGTACTGGTGTGAGTGTTGACGGAGATCAACAAAAACAAAGTGAACACGCAAAGCCCGCATTCAGCAAAATTCCTAAACCACAGGATATAGTGAGGATGCCACCGATAAACTGGGCAAAGTACCATATTGTTGGCGAGCCCTTGGACAAATTACACGAGGAACAGAGGCAACGACCTTCACCTGGAGAGCCACGAAAGGATGTCCCTATACACATCCAAAAAGCTCCAGAACATGTGATAGCTGCTCCCTATAGGCCATTTACGGACAAACTAGATACCCCAATGAAAACACGGAGCTCAAGCAAACGGAAAAATGAACAAGGTTAA
- the DEP4 gene encoding FAD-dependent monooxygenase dep4 (antiSMASH:Cluster_1.2~SMCOG1092:hypothetical protein~EggNog:ENOG410PHPA~COG:S): MEQFDVVVVGAGWYGLIAARTYLELVPGTRLLIVDDSLSIGGAWSRERVYPNLYAQISHPLFEYSFYPMKKEGISGDGFISGATIHKYLGNFAKDHDLVPRVRLETRVNQVKRNSNGCGWVLETSGGQLECNKLIYATGANSSPIIPSWPRSRFEKPVIHTWQIGQYLGHIEEYVQRASVVGASKSAYDMVFHLLNAGKKVDWIIRDGPSGPFSIYAPTFMGLWNIVDHISTRMAANFSPSIMNTSGFWYYFLQRTIAGRGIINVYWRIATYLSARHADYSKSEHTQGLRAQPKQDGLFWGSGGIGIATVPNFWKVMHAGDVTIHRSEIESLSHKDVVNLKNGYSVPADIVILCTGFNKGYDTFSKELQQELELLYDNDKPSRWATLDAQGEEIVNRLLPYLRRDPLASNTTSRKRDRGPNRHYRRLVVPQLAAQGDRTILFPGHIHSAFTPLAAELQALWGVAFLEGWLELPSQKEMELEAATFNAWTRKRYLEQGRKHSYFIYDFLSYIDTLMRDLGLNPHRKSNMFAEMFVPYKPRDYRGLIDEYLAARAKAGRAS; this comes from the exons ATGGAACAGTTTGATGTTGTGGTTGTTGGCGCAG GATGGTATGGCTTGATTGCCGCGCGGACTTACCTCGAGCTCGTTCCTGGTACTCGTCTGCTTATTGTTGACGATAGTTTGTCAATCGGAGGGGCATGGAGCAGGGAGAGAGTATACCCTAATCTATATGCGCAAATCAGCCATCCGCTGTTCGAGTATTCCTTCTACCCCATGAAAAAAGAAGGTATTTCCGGTGATGGTTTTATTTCGGGAGCGACCATACATAAATATTTGGGCAATTTCGCAAAAGATCATGATCTGGTTCCTCGAGTCCGCCTTGAAACCAGAGTCAATCAGGTTAAGAGAAATTCAAATGGATGCGGCTGGGTTTTAGAAACTAGCGGAGGCCAGCTTGAATGCAACAAGCTAATTTATGCTACTGGTGCAAACTCCAGCCCAATTATACCCTCATGGCCACGGAGCCGCTTTGAGAAGCCTGTTATCCATACATGGCAAATTGGCCAGTATCTTGGTCATATCGAAGAGTATGTTCAGCGAGCATCCGTCGTTGGCGCCTCGAAATCTGCGTACGACATGGTATTCCACCTCCTCAACGCCGGCAAAAAAGTGGACTGGATCATCCGGGATGGCCCCTCTGGTCCATTCTCAATTTACGCTCCTACGTTTATGGGACTCTGGAACATAGTTGATCACATTTCGACTCGAATGGCAGCAAATTTTAGTCCGAGCATTATGAACACTTCGGGTTTCTGGTACTATTTCCTTCAGCGCACCATTGCGGGTAGGGGGATCATCAATGTATATTGGCGGATTGCGACATATCTATCAGCACGACATGCTGATTACTCCAAAAGTGAGCATACTCAGGGTCTTCGGGCGCAGCCAAAACAAGACGG ACTTTTTTGGGGTAGTGGCGGAATCGGTATCGCGACTGTTCCTAACTTTTGGAAGGTGATGCATGCTGGTGACGTGACAATACACCGCTCAGAGATAGAGTCCCTCTCGCACAAGGACGTTGTCAACCTGAAGAACGGGTATTCGGTTCCCGCTGACATTGTTATTCTCTGCACTGGCTTCAACAAAGGCTACGACACATTCAGCAAGGAACTTCAACAAGAATTGGAGCTGTTGTACGACAACGACAAGCCTTCCAGATGGGCCACTCTTGATGCGCAGGGGGAAGAGATAGTGAACAGACTCCTGCCTTATCTCCGAAGGGACCCATTGGCTTCAAATACAACTTCTAGGAAGAGAGATCGAGGTCCAAACAGACATTATCGTCGACTGGTGGTTCCGCAACTGGCAGCACAGGGCGACCGGACGATCCTCTTCCCGGGTCACATTCACTCGGCCTTCACGCCACTCGCTGCAGAATTACAGGCTCTCTGGGGAGTTGCTTTCCTCGAGGGCTGGCTGGAGTTGCCTAGCCAAAAAGAGATGGAACTTGAAGCTGCTACGTTTAATGCTTGGACTCGTAAACGGTATCTTGAACAAGGGAGAAAACACTCTTACTTCATCTACGATTTCCTCTCG TATATCGATACGCTAATGAGGGATCTCGGGCTCAATCCTCATCGAAAGAGCAACATGTTCGCGGAGATGTTCGTGCCGTATAAGCCCCGCGATTATCGTGGTTTGATAGACGAGTATTTAGCAGCTCGAGCCAAGGCAGGCCGTGCCAGCTAG
- a CDS encoding uncharacterized protein (antiSMASH:Cluster_1.2~EggNog:ENOG410Q5ET), whose translation MNPYQDTCDNSDIRYDLFNIGVPDMSWINEALEAMSEADRNETRTHQSLDGASEPSPEGNPTPINTPNEDTTFQGYWQGIDPSLAYNKTSIDSLNENITPQSYGDGIDPSCESNLGPVDVLNRGITSQGYGHNPVPTHDPATANFPNEDTVQQDYGHAFDSYLTSNPESEVPVRRINLPNRCLPVPNQNQRQGHNKFPLFNIHGPGYWWR comes from the coding sequence ATGAACCCTTACCAAGACACCTGCGATAATTCTGATATTCGCTATGATCTCTTCAATATCGGTGTTCCAGACATGTCCTGGATTAATGAAGCGTTAGAGGCAATGAGTGAAGCCGATAGGAACGAAACCAGAACCCATCAATCCCTTGACGGCGCTAGTGAGCCAAGCCCTGAAGGTAATCCTACCCCGATAAACACGCCGAACGAAGACACCACTTTCCAGGGGTATTGGCAAGGCATTGACCCGAGTCTCGCGTACAACAAAACCAGTATCGATTCTCTAAATGAAAATATCACCCCACAAAGCTATGGCGATGGCATTGATCCAAGTTGCGAAAGTAATCTGGGCCCCGTGGATGTCCTAAACAGAGGGATCACTTCTCAAGGTTATGGGCATAACCCGGTTCCCACGCACGATCCAGCTACCGCCAATTTTCCGAACGAAGATACTGTCCAGCAAGATTATGGCCATGCCTTCGACTCGTACCTCACGAGCAACCCAGAAAGCGAAGTGCCTGTGCGCAGGATTAACTTGCCCAACCGATGTCTACCCGTGCCAAACCAGAATCAAAGACAGGGCCATAACAAATTCCCACTTTTTAACATCCATGGTCCTGGTTATTGGTGGAGGTAA
- a CDS encoding uncharacterized protein (antiSMASH:Cluster_1.2~EggNog:ENOG410Q5ET), with the protein MDRTWLPSVRTLMDIVDTAMTDPMLIDSDRAGPANPLPPWIEAQTEIPNRANTLANIGASVLQPPTNTVPRDPMAGGFGIQDIPVMEHQAQTAPQVGGDMNMTDAPGALVMSHMQANHHMEIAQHGRRASQGKYEQIFAFVVNPMIFFQVSVRPRVLPAKVAPTLDTLPISILERIFDKLDGASQVCLALTAKVFGRAVRSVNYRRALWYTAVEREQLLCWRLASSIPETLKLCHTCMKYYPTDPQWWGRRKAWRQARTKSQIYGRILADYEFKNVACPECTAEARWTNVMRKHSALQQALGL; encoded by the exons ATGGATCGTACTTGGTTGCCGAGCGTGCGCACCTTGATGGATATCGTCGACACCGCTATGACGGATCCTATGCTCATTGATTCCGATAGAGCTGGTCCAGCCAATCCTCTTCCCCCTTGGATAGAAGCGCAAACGGAAATACCCAACCGGGCAAATACCCT TGCCAACATAGGAGCGAGCGTACTCCAGCCTCCAACGAATACGGTCCCAAGAGATCCCATGGCGGGAGGGTTTGGGATACAAGACATCCCTGTGATGGAGCATCAGGCCCAGACTGCTCCGCAAGTGGGAGGGGACATGAACATGACGGATGCTCCAGGGGCGTTGGTCATGAGTCACATGCAAGCCAACCATCACATGGAGATCGCCCAGCACGGTCGGCGGGCGTCGCAAGGAAAATATGAGCAAATCTTTGCTTTCGTTGTGAACCCGATG ATCTTCTTCCAGGTATCGGTAAGACCGCGAGTATTGCCGGCAAAAGTAGCGCCAACCCTTGATACTCTACCCATTAGTATCCTAGAAAGGATCTTCGACAAACTAGATGGAGCATCTCAAGTTTGCCTAGCGCTCACAGCAAAGGTGTTCGGCCGAGCGGTCCGCAGCGTGAATTATAGGCGGGCGCTCTGGTATACCGCGGTCGAAAGGGAGCAGCTCCTATGCTGGAGGCTCGCATCCAGCATCCCAGAGACCCTAAAACTCTGCCACACGTGCATGAAATATTATCCCACGGATCCACAGTGGTGGGGCAGAAGAAAGGCTTGGAGGCAAGCAAGGACAAAAAGCCAAATCTACGGGAGAATTCTCGCAGATTACGAGTTTAAAAACGTCGCCTGTCCCGAGTGCACGGCCGAGGCTAGATGGACGAACGTAATGCGGAAGCACAGCGCCCTGCAGCAGGCCCTAGGCTTGTAA
- a CDS encoding uncharacterized protein (antiSMASH:Cluster_1.2~EggNog:ENOG410PNAA~COG:K~BUSCO:9312at33183), giving the protein MSGKPPGKPSLKLTFGKPKVPQAPKQSSPPSASSPSVTTPGTPVPKLKLKFGGPKATAPPVPEATKAPKPKKSTKAGSSKDGPRSSKKRTHDAVEKGPVASASAPAPAQTVKRIKFSAKPLPSIRLKSRGEPPRRPKGVGYDSEASDTEIDPALEEEFVLRMPPGEDCDYVRQAVEEKRFGPRSQGGADISFKALTRDARRATVTVRGKMYAASMVDLPCIVEGMKSWDKRAFYKSADICQMLLVLGPIKSEDEARTYPLPKDVEESTHQYAHGLTPPMRWVRKRRFRKRISNRTIEAVELEVARLLKDDAAAIKPPEFEVMDSNQYMREESAYKEEYDDEQDAEGEVDETAYMQPGTQEDMADLFEDDLAAEMEAALAAHAEANSVPTSAITDEHVVGGVPEAEPETEAEISTPKVATAGETSGDEDESDESSPEDANADLDEDALEQQRQLQQQREEITELEALVRAETLKWEQMTNPILKGKVGKRVQRLKQELELKKVSIGEGNTDD; this is encoded by the coding sequence ATGTCTGGCAAGCCGCCTGGCAAACCTTCCCTTAAGCTGACCTTTGGCAAGCCAAAAGTGCCACAAGCTCCGAAGCAATCCAGTCCTCCTTCCGCAAGCTCCCCCTCGGTTACAACCCCAGGCACCCCGGTCCCAAAGCTTAAGCTCAAATTTGGCGGTCCCAAAGCCACCGCTCCACCCGTGCCAGAAGCGACCAAGGCCCCAAAACCAAAGAAGAGCACCAAGGCAGGGTCGTCCAAAGATGGCCCTCGCTCATCGAAAAAGCGCACGCATGATGCGGTTGAAAAGGGACCGGTTGCTTCGGCGTCAGCTCCCGCACCAGCTCAGACAGTAAAACGTATCAAGTTCAGCGCCAAACCCCTCCCATCCATCCGCCTCAAGAGCAGAGGCGAGCCGCCGCGGAGACCAAAAGGTGTAGGATACGACTCCGAAGCTTCAGATACGGAAATTGATCCGGCCTTGGAAGAAGAGTTCGTTCTGCGCATGCCACCAGGAGAAGATTGTGACTACGTACGACAGGCTGTTGAAGAGAAACGGTTTGGCCCACGGAGTCAGGGTGGAGCGGATATTAGCTTTAAAGCTTTAACTCGAGATGCACGAAGAGCTACTGTCACTGTTCGTGGGAAGATGTATGCGGCGTCGATGGTAGATCTTCCCTGCATCGTGGAAGGGATGAAGAGTTGGGATAAGCGTGCATTCTATAAGTCAGCTGATATATGTCAAATGCTGCTTGTCCTCGGTCCAATTAAATCCGAAGATGAAGCAAGAACCTACCCATTGCCGAAAGACGTCGAGGAATCCACGCACCAGTACGCACACGGCCTAACTCCGCCAATGCGATGGGTACGCAAGAGGCGCTTCCGGAAGCGGATTAGTAATCGCACCATTGAAGCTGTGGAGCTAGAAGTTGCGAGACTATTAAAAGATGACGCTGCAGCTATCAAACCACCAGAGTTTGAAGTCATGGACTCCAACCAATACATGCGTGAAGAGTCCGCCTATAAGGAAGAATATGACGATGAACAAGATGCTGAAGGCGAGGTCGACGAAACGGCTTACATGCAACCTGGAACGCAGGAAGATATGGCTGACCTGTTTGAAGACGATCTCGCTGCAGAAATGGAAGCTGCATTGGCAGCACATGCGGAAGCCAATTCTGTCCCTACATCTGCCATCACCGATGAGCATGTTGTTGGAGGTGTTCCGGAGGCAGAGCCGGAGACCGAAGCTGAAATTAGTACTCCCAAAGTTGCTACAGCCGGTGAAACCTCTGgtgatgaagatgaaagCGATGAGTCATCTCCTGAAGATGCGAATGCAGACTTGGACGAAGATGCTTTGGAACAGCAGCGTCAATTACAGCAACAGAGAGAAGAGATCACAGAGCTTGAGGCATTGGTGCGTGCGGAGACTTTGAAATGGGAGCAGATGACGAACCCCATATTAAAAGGAAAGGTTGGCAAGAGAGTGCAGAGGTTGAAGCAGGAACTTGAGCTCAAGAAGGTTTCCATTGGAGAAGGGAACACTGATGACTGA